GTGATAATCATATCGCCCACTAGATTAGGTATAACAGACATCCTCAGATTTGGATTCTGCTTCTCCAATTTAACTATTTCATCATAGGAGGGCTTGTATTTTGGAAGAGGTGAGGGATTGATTGGAGGAAACGTATTGGGAAGGGCTTTTTCGTCTTGGACAGGTGTTTTCATACAGACTCTTCTTTTTCCGAACAGTGGTTCATCCTTCAGTATTGGGTTCATCCTCCAACACAGAAGGGGCAGGCTCGGTCTTTCTAAGTTTTCGATGCTTGTATAGGTGCCAATGGAAGTTTGGTCTTCTTCAGACATCTCTTGACAGTTTTCTTCACTTGAAAAAGGCACTTTCTCTTGATAGTTTTCTTCACTTGATATTAGGTGATATTAAGGATATGGACATGACACTTTATTGTTATCCTATGAATGTGCAGTGATATGGTATGTGTGAAATGAAAGGTTGACAGGCCCTAAGACACCCgtcagtaggagaaaaagaatCGATAGCAGCGAGTGCTGACGAGTCGGAGATGGCCGGTAGGGAAAAATGTAAAgtttatcgagagagagaaaaaaaaattatgcaaaaagaTTGACTCTACGGGATTCCGTTGCCATGTTTCATTTACTCGATCTTGTGGTCAAAGGGATCGCTGAAATAAGGAGATTAAATAGGTTGAGAAATAGTGGATAAAGTCGATCGGGGTTGGGGGAGAGCGGTTGAAAAGGGGGAAATTGTTGCTTAGGGAATTGCTAAAAGGGGAAGTGAACAGATCTGAGAGAGATGAGTAATTAAGGGCGGTTCGCCCACTGGTGATTCAAATATTAGCAGATGATCCAGAATTCGGGAATAGCCTTGTTATGGACAGATCCGTTGAGGTCCAGGTCGTTCCCAAATCGCCTATCAACGAGCCGAATGCCAAGTTCCCACCTTGGGTGCGGGCAGGACGAGAGAAAGACAGCGAAATCCTGAACGTTTTCAACAATGTGTTTTGATAGTTTCGTGGCTGTTCACTCGTTGTTGccataattttctcttaattgtgccgtttctaggCATTCTAACAAGTAATGTTGTAAAGGTTCTTCAATTACTGTCTGACAATAGTTGCATGCTATGGGATTATTTTCTAACCTCTGCCAGTTTCAGAGATACCCTAATCTTTAATATGTGAGTGATAACTGCTAGTTTGTGAGGTGTTTTTCTCGATATATGGTGCGGCTGTGAATTGGTTATCTCTAAATATCATTTGGCAGTTCTTGAACCTTCAAGGAAGGCCTGTCTGACACTGCTTTCTTCTTGTTGCTTACTATGTGCAACTGCTTAGCTTTTTGACTGAGTTAGTGACGGTCCCAATTTATTGCTAATGCTACTGCACTGCAGACCACTCTTTGCAAGTGcatctgcctcctcattcccaTGAATTCCAACAAGGCTCGGAATCCAGTTTAGTGTAATTGATCTAGCTCTACTTTGGTGAACGGAGGCGATTGCCCAGATGTTTGTGAGGAGTGCAATGTTCTCTTTTAATTTCCCACTTGTTATAGTTTGAATGGCTCCTTTGGAGTCGGTATGAATTATGGTGTTGCCTTGTTTATACTTGGAGTCTTCTAAAAGTAGGTTTaaacctacgcacttttgtgttgcgggctgttacggcatgggaccgcaagaaaccgcacgAAAGCGCACCAAAAGCGCACCATGCCGCTGGCGGTGGCTGGCGCGGACCGTTAAAGTCGCAAGGTGCCGCCaagattttaaaacttttcaaatttctgcacAGTGTCTGGCGACCGGATGAAGTCGCACGAAACCGTAAGCGGTGTGGTGCGGCGccacaacaaaagaggtaagaacctgcACAGTGCCACGCCACACCGCACCACGTGCGGTGGGGTGCGGGTTCTTACCTCCCGTGCAGGAGTGTTACGGCATGATGTTACAGTGGCGTGCGGTGCACTTACGGCGCCTTCATACTCGATTAATACATGGCGCACGCATGTTGCGGGGCGTGCGGCGTGCGTGCGTCGTGTTATGGCGCCTCCCTAGGTCGATTGGATGAAAGGTTGCCGAGGTAGGCTAATGTATCTCCATTGTCCAGGGCTAGTTTGAAAATGGACAGTCCATTCAATTTAatgaatatcatatattttatttttaatttgtcagtTTTATTTAACAGATTCTTGAAATCGTTGATTCTTGCACCAAATTACCGTGCCATACaggttcctttgagagagagagagagaaagaatgctgcatatatatatatatatatatatatatatatatatatatatatatatatatatatatatatatatatatatatatgaatgaatgagtctgatctcatcaccgtgattcatatacgtatacacattaaGCTGCAAAATgcctttaattatctaattcgctctacctttgaaataatatatattttcatgtatgttaaccaaaggagaTTTTTTAGTTACCAAcaatttcgtcggctcatgggcgcgtcgaactaggaaccaagaaatcaggacttacagtgaagcgcctttaaccacacgcCAAAGGAAAATAGGGAAcgtgtaaatattatataaataagataaaatccaCGACCGAAAGTTTAAAAATTGAGAACCATTGAGAGGCCTTCGACTTTTCGTCCTTTGACTGAGAAGTCGAAAGACCTTacagcagtactccattgtttcactctcCTCGTAGGATCTtgtcgtctatatatatatatatatatatatatatatatattatatatatatatatatatatatatatatagatatacacatatatatatatatatatatatatatatatatatatatatatatatatatatatatcatatatatatatatatatatatatatatatatatatatatatatatactatatatatatatatatatatatatatatatatatagtatatatatatatatatatatatatatatatatatatgaataattatcacatcgaaccgtgatccatttatatatcaattcaagctacaaatgtcctttaatatctaaattcactttacctcccaaatgatatattttcatatatgtaccgaaggggatattttttagttgataataatttcgtcccccctatgggatcgaaccaccgtccaagtggacggggacgaaatcaggacagtcagtgatgctatccaatcagccaacagagacaaaacaatagaatatataagttcatatcgattctgaccttacaaatcaccctcgatctcggagctttcgtaattagaatcgatatggaaccccgtctaccatgtttgccaattcgagcgtttgacagcacgtagccttttgttatgaataattatcagatcgaaccgtgatccatttatatatcaattcaagctacaaatgtcctttaatatctaaattcactttacctcccaaatgattatattttcatatatgtaccaaaggggaattttttagtgataataatttcgtcccccatgggatcgaaccaccgtccaagtggttggctgattggatagcgtcactgagtgtcctgatttcgtccccgtccacttggaacggtggttcgatcccatggggggacgaaattattatcaactagaaaattccccttcggtacatatatgaaaatatataatttgggaggtaaagtgaatttagatattaaaggacatttgtagcttgaattgatatatatatatatatatatatatatatatatatatatatatatatatatatatatatatatatatatatatatatatatcctacgcACGAATATGCGATATAAATATGTCATGATCAAAGATTTAGCCTTTCTGTTGttactgtattctctctctctctctctctctctctctctctctctctctctctctctctcaaaggaaagGACCTGTATGGAATGGTAATATGGTGCAAGAATCAACGATTTCAAGAATTTGTTAAATAAAACtgacaaactaaaaataaatatatgatattcatTAAATTAAATGGACCGTCCCTTTTCAAACTAGCACTGGACAATGGAGATATATTAGCCTACCTCGTACACTCAGAAATCACATGCATGCACTTCTTTCACTCGAAAAAACGCTAAAGCAGGCACCCAACACTCGAGGTAAATAATTTTGTTAACTCTCCattaaaaaatgaagaggaagtTCATTTTTTTCTCGTCTTGCCACGGTGTAAACTGAGTTATTTCCGAAATTTTCTCATGCAGTGCTGAGCATGCTAGCATTCCCTCAAAATGGAAAGTTTTCCACCTTTAAAAAGATAAGTAGAATAAACTGACAAAaccataaaatgataaaattggatTCGCTGGCAACCGAAAATTGTATACATTTCATCATTCTTCACGGGACTCTCAAGGCAATTATATAAGAACCTCATGAAAGGtttataatttacttaatttCTCTTCGTTACAGCCCATTAACTATTACTGGAAAGGGTTTTCGATAGCAAATCCGCCCTGCCCTGCCGTCCTTTCTGCGTACGTCTTCTCAACCCGccaatgacctggactgcacagagacacaggacagctaccaaaaatctctgggtctcctggggtgagagtCTGTGGAGGTCCATAATGCATGCTGGCtgggcgtggaatgaaggatgtgcttggcaggcctctatatataccccTGGTTCATATCCGACACGTTGTGGCACGGTGCATGTACAACAATCATGCACTGTTCCACGTTATGTCTTGTGCAGATGTGCGTgcactccgcaacaacaccgcaagccacccgcaactcaccgctacacggagtaacaaagccgcaagagggcgtgccctggcatagcaacacgCACCATAAGACCGCACCAACGCCATAACACTGCGCTAGACACAGCAACGTCACTGCAACAACACACCGTAACATGCCCGTAACACACTGCACTGGTCCGTGGCACGCCCAACCAATAACGGACATTTTTTCTCCACACTACGTCAATTTTcgtgcggtttcttgcggtcccacgccgtaacagcccgcagcacaaaagtgcgtaggtgtaaacctaccttaaggCTTTCCCAATGGCTATTAATTCCGTTTGGAGTGTGGAGGCGTTGTTAGAATTCTCCTTTGAAGGAGGCCGAATaaaatgctgctgctgctactgttgGGATGTTGATATCTACTGAtccataagtataatatatataatgctgcaGTGCTGCTAATTGCATCCTGTGCTGGTTGTTGCAACTGTAGTGGAGTGCAGGCTGCTTTGCTTGCAGGGAGGGTTGTGAAGTTGATTTTGAAGAGCTCCGGCTCCCAAGGTGCTGGATTTTTGTATGCTGCAGAGGGTGTGTCACTTTTGGTTGCAGCAGTAATCCCCTGCATGCCAATCCATCTTAAGTTTGCAGGGAGGCTGCCAGCGAAGGTTTTGGGAAGCCCTAATTCTTCGTGTAAGTTTATGCATCTGTTCATTGTATGTATCAGTGGATAATTTCTGTTGCCTTTGAAGGTCTTAACAGGATGGATGCGTCCCTTTGATTAATTCGATATGCCAGCGATTGCAGTCTTGTTTCAGCTCTTAGACTGAATAATCTTGTCCACACTGGAACTCCCGTGATGAGCCTCAACGCATTATTTTGTATCTCTTCCAGAgtctttctttgctttctttGGAGGCAGGTGAGTCTTGGGACTACGTACTCAGCCTGAGACGTCATGGTTTGAATGTAAAAGGTCTACAGAGTGTGATACATGGCGCCTTGTGCACCTACCCCCTCCTTGTAGGCGTATAGGCGATGATGCAGGGGTCCTGTTTTCCAGAGGAGCCTGTTTAAGATAATTCTTTCAGCCGTTATTTTTTCCGTGCAGCTGATAAGAGAAATGAGCTTGTAAGAGTTGAGTTCCTATGGCTTAGGAATAAGCTGCATGTTTTGCTGATTCCAAAGCCTTGGTCTTACACGTTCTACATACGTTTCGTTGACTATGAAATGATACACTTCTTTGGGGCATGCTGTATGTGATCATATCCAGTCCTGGTGCAGTGTCTTTGCCTTTCTGGAGGGCCATATTTAGCTCCCTCATTGTGCAAGGCACAGCTGTGTTGTTTGCTAAGTTGCAAGCCGTATTATTCTTCTCCATCTTTCAGGATTAAGAGCATTTTGCCTGTTTCGTGTGACTGCAGGCAGATATATTGCCCTCGTTCTGTCCGCAAAATGTTTTGCTAATCTATCGGCCTCTTCTTGCGGATTTAGATGATAGGCTTGTTTCGCTTTTCCTTTCCCGGCACTATATTAAACCACCACCATATCTTTGTAATGGGGATTAAACGAGACGTTTGTGCCCACCACTGTGGCCAGGTTTCCTGTCTAACTTCTTTGGCTACCTGTGCAGCATAAGATATAACTTCTCTCAAGTTTGCATGCAGTTCATCTGTGGGTTGCCGCCTAAACAGCTTCGTTGCTCTGTCCACTCTTGCATTTATCTCCTTGATTCCTGTATTATACCAGGAATCTTTGTGTGGTTTGTTGTTTGTGCCAACTGACTTTTTTGGCATGGAAACATTTGCAGCACTTTGAATGCTTCGTGAGAAGTCTTCTTGCAGTTGTTCAATATCAAGAGCAGGAGAGCCCTTTCAGTCAAAAAGTTTTCAAAGACTGCCCAATTTGCTAAGTCAGACCTGAAACCTGCCGGTggagggcgggggggaggggccgGAATGTTTGTTACCTTCAAGTAGATTATCAACTGCAAATTGATCGCTGGCTAATAATGGATGAAGATTCCATGTACACTCACTCTAAAATATTCTGCAACATGTTCCAGAAGTTTTCGTTCACCTAATAATAATGtatccttttgatatatacagtgaaattttttattcttatttgtttttggttAATAATTGTAcagttaacaatataaaaaagattGGCCAGCGAAAAATTCgtattaagaaaaataacgacacattttgaaaaatttcGTGCCAGATGATTGGGCAAAAGAGTCAAATAGAAACTATATTTCGAAtccaaataaaaacttattacctaataaaataatattgcataatcatcaccaatattatataaataaggaaTTATATAATTCTACCATAACCAttgtcaaaaacacaaaaaagaaaaaatctcataaCATCGTAAGTGCTCGTGTGACGCCACACTTACGCGGGAAGTTAAACTGTATCGTCAATTCATCATTCGTCACTTGCACCGATAAGATGGATAACAGGCGCCACCACATCACACTGTCTCTCAGGTCATCGATCATTAACCTGCATGAGGCTCATGTTTCCATCGGAGATATTCCTCGGCAGCTTAGCATACACAGAACAACCGTGCATAGATGGATACGAcgacaaagagaaagaggaaatttaCCTATATTAACAAGAAGTAGACGACCCCAATGCACCACTGTTGAGGAAGATCATCGAATCATTGAAGCAGCTCGACAAACTCCCTTGACAACCGCCGTAGCTATCAAGAGAGAACATGGCCTTCAACTTGATGCCCAAACCATTCGTAACCGGCTGCATGAGGATAAGATATTTCATCATATTCCTGCTAAGAAACCCCTCATGGCTGAAAAACATAAAGAAGAGAGGTTAGGGTTTGCTTTACAATATTACTCAGTGGCCGATGATTTCTGGAAGAAGGTTAtcttttgtgataagacattCTCCACGGATGAGCATAGTAGTCTTCACTGCTGGCGTCCAGTTAATACAAGGTAAGCTTTATTGAAGTGAACTAAGTAATTTTAAGTTTCTTGCTAGTTTTCATTCTGTTGAAGCTCAGATAATAAGTAATAGAAAAATAGCcctaatataaaaaacataaaatggtgTAGGCCTAAGTAGCATTGAAAGAAATCAGATATTCCACATGATAGgttgcatatgatatatatatatatatactatatatatatatatataatatatatatatgtatatataaatattgtatattaagttataaaaCAAACAGCgattatatactatgtaatacAAGCATATATGTGAAAATTTTAGTCTAATTCTGCAGATTTTATATAAGCGATTAAGCATGTAGGCCTAAGTGTCATTAAAGGAAATCGGAATAACATAATAgggccagatatatatatgtatatatctatactatatatatacctattatatatatatatataactatacataaactacatatatatatatatatatatatatatctatatatatatatatataattctatatatataccatagtatatatataatatatatatatatatatctatatatatatatatatatatatatattatatatataatatatatatatatatatatatatataaatacttatcacTCAccagtagagcgaattagatattaaaggacatttgtagctcgaatgatatatattatatatataatatactatatagatcctatatatatatatatatatatatatatatatatgtatatatatgaatacttatcacatcaccggtagagcgatagatattaaaggacatttgtagctcgaatgatatatatatatatatatatatatatatatatgtatgtatgtaattatagtcCTACACATGTATCTTCATATCTATTCGGTCGTCTATCGCAGATTATTGTGATCAGTGTTTCGTGGCTTTTATTCAGTGAGCGTATAATTTTGTTTCTAGGTATGAGGCTGAAAATATCCAACCCATTCGGCGGAGTGGAAGATTTACTGCAGCTCTTTAGGGATGGATGGCTGATAGCGGTCCGGGAGAACTGATCGAGGTCAGCGAAAGGTTGAACAGCCATCAGTATATTGAAATATTAGAAGAAGTCCTTATTCCATCTGTAAGGTCACTCATCCAAGATCAGGAACCAGTTTATATAGTGATGGATAATTCTCCTGTCCATAATGCAAAAGCAGTCAAAGAATGGTTTACAGCCCATAATGATATTATCCGGATTGAATGGCCAGCGAAATCTGCGGACTTAAACTCAATAGAAAATCTTTGGGCTTATATTGTAAGTAAATGGGAGAGCAGCGAAATATGAGCCCTAATTAGTCATACCAAGTCGGTATGGGAGTCACTTAGGCCTAAGCGTCACGAGGTCAACATTTGTGAAAAACTCGTGGATTCTATGCCGAAGAGACTGGGCGAAGTCATTGGCAGGAGAGGgtcccacacaaaatattaagagagagagagagagagagagagagagagagagagagagagagagagagagagagagttattttgttTGGTTGTGTGTTTAATTTGACGAAAGATGGGTATAGATTAATTCTAGTGCAGGTAATTCTCTTTATTATGTAatactaatacacacatacacacacacacacacatatatatatatattatatatattatatatatatatatatatatatatatatatatatatagagtatgtatgtatgtatgtatatgtatgtatatatatatatatatatatatatatatgatatgtatatatatagtatatatatatatataatatatatatatatatatatatatatatatatatatatatatatatatatacatatcatatatatatatatatatatatatatatatatatatatatatatatatatatatattcattttcttcccGTTATTGTAAATGCAAAATATTCTTGTTAACTTATAACACcgaaaatacatattttattgttgtataacactgaaaatacacatttattttgtatctaGTGTTTTATgtcacctaaataaaaaaatattaggtttCACTAATTTACAGTACTTAAGCAATGGATTAGTCATTAAAATACCATTCTTGtaaacttttattcataataataatattcctgcaGATTTTTATAGAAGTCGTAATTGTTGATGTTGCTAAGACTATTGTTCAACTTATAATAGTTGTAGGCCTATGTCTACAAAGATCGCACATATGAAGGCGATCAAACAAAGGTAGTGATTGGTTTTGGAgatgaaatattaaagaataagAACTGATGACCGTTGAAGTATTATAGTTACATCCTTTCATCACGTAACGTATTACCgcaatggcagaaaaaaaaatctcggttTAAGAGAAACacactcgctatataaaaaataagaaagacggtcacaagcaaccagaacacccgtaaaatcaccacctggttaagtaggaagacgacagaccccaaccatccctcctccccctctaccactacctctacccacaatcctaactccacctttttcacttcaaccttttacctgaaatcttctaatcatattccaaccgtgaaatttaagaccgaatttgcgtaagtgggcgtatcagaAAGGAgtaatatcacccaaattcatatttccacgggcaaccagtaatcacttcgatatacatatatatatataatatatatatatatatatatatatatatatatatatatatcttatatatatatatatatatatatatatatatatatatatatatatatatatatatatatatatagagagagagagagagagagagagagagagagagagagagagagagagagagaagcacccgagcatgaccaataggcttAGTGgcttgattcttaaaacaggcctctggttattcctgactagataaaaaggttctgagagagagagagagagagagagagagagagagagagagagagagagagagagagagcataccaggagatactcgaattaaaataatgttcGCTAAGGATAGTcccactccggatcgtatggacaagtgtagtctcacttatgcactaaaaaaaaaaaaaggtggaaacctacgaaaatgcttgtttgatgcgaccctgaacgcaattccacatgcgaaaatttgcacaattaaggaattcgatgaaattattaactgacAAGCTCgagaatatatttccttgattcttgaataggcctaaccatgtagccaatgctaaacgcgcatataacttggattttgttttgttttcttttcacacCAACTTgggtcttatttatatttcatttaattagaTGCTAAAgttctttgtgctttatcaaaagaaatcataataattttCGATATAaagctataaaagtagaaagttaactTACATATATTACGCCAATgtttatgcactcggttcctgctgccactcaatggtgaacacttgatatcactcATTGAGAGCTGCAGATGTTTCcatggggaaattctttttttttcttctttttttcaataaacaattatagaactaacattgatcattcactttCTGTGCTTCTACTGCTTCTACTGAGATTACCCTACTGGAGTTCCTCCAGTAGGTAATCTCAGTGTCTTCCTGCTCCATTAGTTGGGATTGGTGAGTGAAGAAATAGGTGGtgggcattgaaatctccagcaAAAAGGGTGCTTTCCCTGGAGGCCGCATTGAAAAGGGTTTCACCTTCTAATTCTTTGCCAGGTCCTTTGTAGATATTGTGAATGTTTAGCGAGGTGTTTGGTAAAATTATTTTGACACTTAATGATTCAGTCTCTGACCCACAATCTATATTTCCTGTTTTCTCAGAGGGAATGGTCTCTTTAACTAGCGTAATTAGGCCCCTGGTGGAGTCAGTGTAGGAGGTTCTGTACTGAATGGCCTTAGAAGGAGAAATTGCTACTTTCTCTTGGTAAAGTCTCTTGCAGAAGAACGACGTCATGTTTTCCTGGCAAGACCTGAGTTTGTAATAGTTCATATATGGTATTCACTGTAAAACTCTGAGCTTGCCATCCAACTTGCGAACTTCGCTTTGGTCATTCACAGGGTCATCACTTTTCCTGCCCATCCTGAGTAACTGCAGTCCTGGCTCGTCTCATGAAGTCTTCAATAATGCCGCTTATTATCTGTGGATGAAGATCCGTTGCTATTGGAGTGTGCGAGAAGCAACTCCCCAAACATCTTCAAAGCCCTCATGAGATATTCGGGATCAGCACGTATATACGGTATTTTTTCTTGGCAATACAATGCGTGAGTAGTATTTGAAAAACCTGTGGAGGAAGGGGCAGAGTGAGAGTTGTTAGAGGAGAGAAAGGGGAAAAGACCGGAGGTCGTTGGTGGTGGCGAGAGGGAAGAAGAGGCGGAAGGGGAGATTAGTTAAAGGAGATGTTGGAGTGAGACTGAGAGTAGGAGTGAGAGGGAGCCTATGATTGACTTGGCTGAGGGGTTTTTGGAGTAGATTGAGGTGTCGGTCTTGTACAGGTTTGGAAGGAGGAGGAATTAGAGGTAGGTGCTTTGTGAGGTTGAGAGAAGGGAAGTAGGGGAGTGGAGTAGAGATTTATCCatagtcataggaacactaggcacgatcccaagatccctgaaaaggaaccttgaaaaactagatgccgaagtagtgagaaaagtgatggactcctaagaaggcaggatgcaacccaaaactcaacactataaaaaccacctagtcgaataagatgactgttatagaaaaacaaacaaataagtaaaataaaataaaaatagataaagaaaagataaaaaaaaataatttattgctgAACGTTATTGCTGCCTCACCTGCATTGAGTTTATATacggttttctctttttttaattat
The sequence above is a segment of the Macrobrachium nipponense isolate FS-2020 chromosome 2, ASM1510439v2, whole genome shotgun sequence genome. Coding sequences within it:
- the LOC135221216 gene encoding uncharacterized protein LOC135221216; the protein is MDNRRHHITLSLRSSIINLHEAHVSIGDIPRQLSIHRTTVHRWIRRQRERGNLPILTRSRRPQCTTVEEDHRIIEAARQTPLTTAVAIKREHGLQLDAQTIRNRLHEDKIFHHIPAKKPLMAEKHKEERLGFALQYYSVADDFWKKVIFCDKTFSTDEHSSLHCWRPVNTR